In the genome of Bacillus thuringiensis, the window ACGCGGCATCCCATTCTCTAACACATTTCCCCTAACGCTTAATACCGCCGATTCCGGATCAATTATTTCTGCAAGTGGTAGTAAATCTAATTCATTACCACCTGTGCCATGAAGTAATAACAACACTGGTTTTGACGTATCTTTTCCTTTTTGAAAAACATGTTTCATCATAATCCTTTTCCCCTTTCAATCACTTTAATCTAAATTTCTCACTTCAAATGGTAAAAGCGTTTGTTCAATCTGTTTTCTATGTTGTTCATATTGTTCCGGTAACTTTAATTCCTCACCCATCGTCTCTAACGATTCATCATGAGCGAAACCAGGAGGATCTGTTGCAATTTCAAATAAGATTTCACCATGTTCTCTAAAATAAATCGCGTTAAAATAATTTCGGTCTTGTACAGGAGTTACGTGATATCCAAAACGAGACACATGCTCTTTCCAGTCTAGCTGATCAGCATCGTCACTCGCTCTCCAAGCAATATGATGAACTGTACCAACGCCCATTTGGCCACGACCAATTGTTGATAATTTCAAATCAATAATATTTCCAATGTCAGCAGAAGAACGGAATCGAACAAATTCACCCTCTTCTCCAATTTTCTCAAGACCCATAATATGTTCTAACAATTCAGCTGTTTTTTGAGGCTGTGCAGATAAAAGAACAGCACCTCCAAACCCTTTAATTGCTACTTCTGGTGTAACTTCTCCAAAACTCCAATTATTTAATTCGCCTTCTTCTCTTTCAACTAATTCTATATGCAAACCATGCGGATCATCAAATTCTAAATACTGCTCTCCAAAACGAGTCATTTTTGTATACGAAACATCGAATTTTTCTAATCTATTTTCCCAAAACTCCATTGCACCTTTTGGTACAACGTAAGACGTAATTCCTACTTGACCGTC includes:
- a CDS encoding ring-cleaving dioxygenase → MEKKTMGIHHITAIVGNPQENVDFYAGVLGLRLVKQTVNFDDPGTYHLYFGNEGGKPGTIITFFPWAGARQGIIGDGQVGITSYVVPKGAMEFWENRLEKFDVSYTKMTRFGEQYLEFDDPHGLHIELVEREEGELNNWSFGEVTPEVAIKGFGGAVLLSAQPQKTAELLEHIMGLEKIGEEGEFVRFRSSADIGNIIDLKLSTIGRGQMGVGTVHHIAWRASDDADQLDWKEHVSRFGYHVTPVQDRNYFNAIYFREHGEILFEIATDPPGFAHDESLETMGEELKLPEQYEQHRKQIEQTLLPFEVRNLD